In Electrophorus electricus isolate fEleEle1 chromosome 18, fEleEle1.pri, whole genome shotgun sequence, one genomic interval encodes:
- the LOC118242966 gene encoding uncharacterized protein LOC118242966: protein MNMKFLLPVLGIRLRPAVLCAAGISAVAVTSFLVYRWRVRDRQQAVEEAATHTEPSDQLEDREPFPLDQDTFETTCTLILKPLQALHNANRMFAYTFSQMFYADTKMVEVKLQHKSIYSGLESEHWWVLSNAFYHVCAELTLQNFANVNAVACIKRRGTGITGATFYLCAESTESSVQNIFLQTMVSMTFKGVSIDSDGLFRSSEYSHTQTVETPHPAVFSNGP, encoded by the exons ATGAATATGAAGTTTCTTCTGCCCGTCCTTGGTATCCGGCTTCGGCCGGCGGTCCTTTGTGCCGCTGGCATTTCAGCCGTAGCTGtcacttcttttcttgtttacaggTGGCGTGTTCGGGATCGGCAGCAGGCGGTAGAAGAAGCTGCGACCCACACTGAGCCCAGCGACC AACTGGAGGATCGGGAGCCTTTTCCGTTGGATCAGGACACGTTTGAAACGACCTGTACTCTGATCCTAAAG CCTCTCCAAGCTCTGCACAACGCAAACAGGATGTTTGCCTACACCTTCTCGCAGATGTTTTATGCAGATACAAAG ATGGTAGAGGTGAAGCTCCAGCACAAATCCATCTACAGTGGGCTGGAGAGCGAGCACTGGTGGGTGCTCAGCAATGCGTTTTACCACGTGTGTGCAGAG CTTACCCTCCAGAACTTTGCCAACGTTAATGCTGTGGCCTGCATCAAG CGCAGAGGAACCGGCATCACTGGGGCGACCTTCTACCTGTGCGCCGAGTCAACAGAGTCATCGGTGCAGAATATTTTTCTG caAACCATGGTGTCCATGACGTTTAAGGGTGTTTCCATCGATTCAGATGGCCTTTTCAGGTCATCTGAGTACAGTCACACCCAGACCGTCGAGACGCCGCACCCCGCTGTGTTTTCTAACGGACCATGA